From one Felis catus isolate Fca126 chromosome E2, F.catus_Fca126_mat1.0, whole genome shotgun sequence genomic stretch:
- the KATNB1 gene encoding katanin p80 WD40 repeat-containing subunit B1 isoform X1: MATPVVTKTAWKLQEIVAHASNVSSLVLGKASGRLLATGGDDCRVNLWSINKPNCIMSLTGHTSPVESVRLNTPEELIVAGSQSGSIRVWDLEAAKILRTLMGHKANICSLDFHPYGEFVASGSQDTNIKLWDIRRKGCVFRYRGHSQAVRCLRFSPDGKWLASAADDHTVKLWDLTAGKMMSEFPGHTGPVNVVEFHPNEYLLASGSSDRTIRFWDLEKFQVVSCIEGEPGPVRSVLFNPDGCCLYSGCQDSLRVYGWEPERCFDVVLVSWGKVADLAVCNDQLIGVAFSQSNVSSYVVDLTRVTRTGTVAQDLVQDSRPLAQQSAHPSAPLRRIYERPSTACSKPQRVKQNSESERRSPSSEDDRDERESRAEIQNAEEYNEIFQPKNSISRTPPRRSEPFPAPPEDDTATAKEAAKPSPPMDSQFPVPNLEVLPRPPVVTPTPAPKAEPAIIPATRNEPIGLKASDFLPAVKIPQQAELVDEDAMSQIRKGHDTMCVVLTSRHKNLDTVRAVWTTGDIKTSVDSAVAINDLSVVVDLLNIVNQKASLWKLDLCTTVLPQIEKLLQSKYESYVQTGCTSLKLILQRFLPLITDILAAPPSVGVDISREERLHKCRLCYKQLKSISGLVKSKSALSGRHGSAFRELHLLMASLD; encoded by the exons ATGGCCACCCCCGTGGTCACCAAGACAGCCTGGAAGTTGC AGGAGATTGTTGCCCACGCCAGCAATGTGTCCTCACTGGTACTGGGCAAAGCCTCCGGGCGGCTGCTGGCTACTGGTGGAGATGACTGCCGTGTCAACTTATGGTCCATCAACAAACCCAACTGCATCATG agcctgacaggtcACACGTCCCCAGTGGAGAGCGTCCGCCTCAACACCCCGGAGGAGCTCATTGTGGCCGGCTCCCAGTCGGGCTCCATCCGCGTCTGGGACCTAGAAGCTGCCAAAA TTCTTCGCACACTTATGGGACACAAAGCCAACATCTGCAGCCTGGATTTCCACCCGTACGGCGAGTTCGTAGCCTCAGGTTCCCAGGACACGAACATCAAG CTCTGGGACATCAGGAGGAAAGGTTGTGTCTTCCGATACAGG GGACACAGCCAGGCTGTGCGGTGTCTGCGGTTCAGCCCCGACGGGAAGTGGTTGGCATCGGCCGCAGATGACCACACAGTGAAG ctctgggATCTGACTGCTGGCAAGATGATGTCCGAGTTTCCTGGTCACACGGGGCCTGTCAACGTGGTGGAGTTTCACCCCAATGAGTACCTCCTGGCTTCTGGCAGCTCTGACAG GACCATCCGGTTCTGGGATCTGGAGAAGTTCCAGGTGGTGAGCTGCATCGAAGGAGAGCCAGGGCCTGTCAG GAGCGTCCTCTTCAACCCCGACGGCTGCTGCCTGTACAGTGGCTGCCAGGACTCTCTGCGCGTCTATGGCTGGGAGCCCGAGCGCTGTTTTGACGTGGTCCTGGTCAGCTGGGGCAAGGTGGCCGACCTGGCTGTCTGCAACGACCAGCTG ATAGGTGTGGCCTTCTCCCAGAGCAACGTCTCCTCTTATGTGGTGGACCTGACGCGGGTCACCAGGACAGGCACCGTGGCCCAGGACCTTGTGCAGGACAGCCGTCCCCTGGCGCAACAGTCAGCCCACCCTAGTGCCCCGCTTCGGCGCATCTATGAGCGGCCCAGCACGGCCTGCAGCAAGCCGCAGAG GGTGAAGCAGAACTCGGAGAGCGAGCGCCGTAGCCCTAGCAGCGAGGATGACCGGGACGAGCGGGAGTCTCGGGCCGAGATCCAGAACGCCGAGGAGTACAACGAGATCTTCCAGCCCAAGAACAGCATCA GTCGGACACCACCCCGAAGAAGTGAGCCCTTCCCGGCACCCCCCGAGGACG acACGGCCACAGCCAAGGAGGCGGCAAAGCCCAGCCCACCCATGGACTCGCAGTTCCCGGTGCCAAAT CTCGAGGTCCTGCCCCGGCCCCCGGTCGTCACTCCCACTCCTGCACCCAAGGCCGAGCCTGCCATCATCCCTGCCACCCGGAATGAGCCCATTGGGCTGAAGGCCTCTGACTTCCTGCCC GCCGTGAAGATCCCCCAGCAGGCGGAGCTGGTCGACGAGGACGCCATGTCGCAGATCCGCAAAGGCCACGACACCATGTGCGTGGTACTCACCAGCCGCCACAAGAACCTGGACACCGTGCGGGCCGTGTGGACCACGGGTGACATCAAG ACGTCGGTGGACTCAGCCGTGGCTATCAATGACCTGTCGGTGGTAGTGGACCTCCTCAACATTGTCAACCAGAAAGC ctccctgtGGAAGCTGGACCTGTGCACCACGGTCTTGCCGCAGATCGagaagcttctgcagagcaagtACGAGAG CTAtgtccagactggctgcacctcCCTGAAGCTGATCCTGCAGCGGTTTCTGCCCCTGATCACTGACATCCTGGCGGCCCCGCCATCTGTGGGTGTGGACATCAGCCGGGAGGAGAG GCTACACAAGTGCCGGCTCTGCTACAAGCAGCTGAAGAGCATCAGTGGCCTCGTCAAGAGCAAGTCGGCTCTGAGTGGCCGCCACGGCAGTGCCTTCCGCGAGCTGCACCTACTCATGGCCAGTTTGGACTGA
- the KATNB1 gene encoding katanin p80 WD40 repeat-containing subunit B1 isoform X2 translates to MWSCLLSTAQPEGKVLRTLMGHKANICSLDFHPYGEFVASGSQDTNIKLWDIRRKGCVFRYRGHSQAVRCLRFSPDGKWLASAADDHTVKLWDLTAGKMMSEFPGHTGPVNVVEFHPNEYLLASGSSDRTIRFWDLEKFQVVSCIEGEPGPVRSVLFNPDGCCLYSGCQDSLRVYGWEPERCFDVVLVSWGKVADLAVCNDQLIGVAFSQSNVSSYVVDLTRVTRTGTVAQDLVQDSRPLAQQSAHPSAPLRRIYERPSTACSKPQRVKQNSESERRSPSSEDDRDERESRAEIQNAEEYNEIFQPKNSISRTPPRRSEPFPAPPEDDTATAKEAAKPSPPMDSQFPVPNLEVLPRPPVVTPTPAPKAEPAIIPATRNEPIGLKASDFLPAVKIPQQAELVDEDAMSQIRKGHDTMCVVLTSRHKNLDTVRAVWTTGDIKTSVDSAVAINDLSVVVDLLNIVNQKASLWKLDLCTTVLPQIEKLLQSKYESYVQTGCTSLKLILQRFLPLITDILAAPPSVGVDISREERLHKCRLCYKQLKSISGLVKSKSALSGRHGSAFRELHLLMASLD, encoded by the exons ATGTGGTCCTGCCTGCTTTCCACAGCGCAGCCAGAGGGCAAGG TTCTTCGCACACTTATGGGACACAAAGCCAACATCTGCAGCCTGGATTTCCACCCGTACGGCGAGTTCGTAGCCTCAGGTTCCCAGGACACGAACATCAAG CTCTGGGACATCAGGAGGAAAGGTTGTGTCTTCCGATACAGG GGACACAGCCAGGCTGTGCGGTGTCTGCGGTTCAGCCCCGACGGGAAGTGGTTGGCATCGGCCGCAGATGACCACACAGTGAAG ctctgggATCTGACTGCTGGCAAGATGATGTCCGAGTTTCCTGGTCACACGGGGCCTGTCAACGTGGTGGAGTTTCACCCCAATGAGTACCTCCTGGCTTCTGGCAGCTCTGACAG GACCATCCGGTTCTGGGATCTGGAGAAGTTCCAGGTGGTGAGCTGCATCGAAGGAGAGCCAGGGCCTGTCAG GAGCGTCCTCTTCAACCCCGACGGCTGCTGCCTGTACAGTGGCTGCCAGGACTCTCTGCGCGTCTATGGCTGGGAGCCCGAGCGCTGTTTTGACGTGGTCCTGGTCAGCTGGGGCAAGGTGGCCGACCTGGCTGTCTGCAACGACCAGCTG ATAGGTGTGGCCTTCTCCCAGAGCAACGTCTCCTCTTATGTGGTGGACCTGACGCGGGTCACCAGGACAGGCACCGTGGCCCAGGACCTTGTGCAGGACAGCCGTCCCCTGGCGCAACAGTCAGCCCACCCTAGTGCCCCGCTTCGGCGCATCTATGAGCGGCCCAGCACGGCCTGCAGCAAGCCGCAGAG GGTGAAGCAGAACTCGGAGAGCGAGCGCCGTAGCCCTAGCAGCGAGGATGACCGGGACGAGCGGGAGTCTCGGGCCGAGATCCAGAACGCCGAGGAGTACAACGAGATCTTCCAGCCCAAGAACAGCATCA GTCGGACACCACCCCGAAGAAGTGAGCCCTTCCCGGCACCCCCCGAGGACG acACGGCCACAGCCAAGGAGGCGGCAAAGCCCAGCCCACCCATGGACTCGCAGTTCCCGGTGCCAAAT CTCGAGGTCCTGCCCCGGCCCCCGGTCGTCACTCCCACTCCTGCACCCAAGGCCGAGCCTGCCATCATCCCTGCCACCCGGAATGAGCCCATTGGGCTGAAGGCCTCTGACTTCCTGCCC GCCGTGAAGATCCCCCAGCAGGCGGAGCTGGTCGACGAGGACGCCATGTCGCAGATCCGCAAAGGCCACGACACCATGTGCGTGGTACTCACCAGCCGCCACAAGAACCTGGACACCGTGCGGGCCGTGTGGACCACGGGTGACATCAAG ACGTCGGTGGACTCAGCCGTGGCTATCAATGACCTGTCGGTGGTAGTGGACCTCCTCAACATTGTCAACCAGAAAGC ctccctgtGGAAGCTGGACCTGTGCACCACGGTCTTGCCGCAGATCGagaagcttctgcagagcaagtACGAGAG CTAtgtccagactggctgcacctcCCTGAAGCTGATCCTGCAGCGGTTTCTGCCCCTGATCACTGACATCCTGGCGGCCCCGCCATCTGTGGGTGTGGACATCAGCCGGGAGGAGAG GCTACACAAGTGCCGGCTCTGCTACAAGCAGCTGAAGAGCATCAGTGGCCTCGTCAAGAGCAAGTCGGCTCTGAGTGGCCGCCACGGCAGTGCCTTCCGCGAGCTGCACCTACTCATGGCCAGTTTGGACTGA
- the KIFC3 gene encoding kinesin-like protein KIFC3 isoform X3: protein MNVEKTGGRLFGSGRCSSLAGPPGAAPMVHRMVEAMSQLQEEKARLQEELAALQERLALRDSDQQATSTQLQNQVENLKEKLISQAQEVSRLRSELGGTDLEKHRDLLMVENERLRQEMRRFEAELQELRAKPVAPCTGCEHSQESAQLRDKLSQLQLEVVENKGMLSELNLEVQQKTDRLAEVELRLKDCLAEKAQEEERLSRRLRDSHETIASLRAQSPPIKYVIKTVEVESSKTKQALSESQARNQHLQEQVAMQRQVLKEMEQQLQSSHQLTAQLRAQIAMYESELERAHGQMLEEMQSLEEDKNRAIEEAFARAQVEMKAVHENLAGVRTNLLTLQPALRTLTNDYNGLKRQVRGFPLLLQEALKSVKAEIGQAIEEVNSNNQELLRKYRRELQLRKKCHNELVRLKGNIRVIARVRPVTKEDGEGPEATNAVTFDADDDSIIHLLHKGKPVSFELDKVFSPRASQQDVFQEVQALITSCIDGFNVCIFAYGQTGAGKTYTMEGTPENPGINQRALQLLFSEVQEKASDWDYTITVSAAEIYNEVLRDLLGQEPQEKLEIRLCPDGSGQLYVPGLTEFRVQSVEDINKVFEFGHTNRTTEFTNLNEHSSRSHALLIVTVRGVDCSTGLRTTGKLNLVDLAGSERVGKSGAEGSRLREAQHINKSLSALGDVIAALRSRQGHVPFRNSKLTYLLQDSLSGDSKTLMVVQVSPVEKNTSETLYSLKFAERVRSVELGPGSRRAELGSWSSQEHLEWEPACQTPQPSARAHSAPSSGTTSRPGSIRRKLQPLGKSRPVPV from the exons GTGGAAAACCTGAAGGAGAAGCTCATTAGCCAAGCCCAGGAAGTGAGCCGCCTTCGATCAGAGCTG GGAGGCACGGACTTGGAGAAGCACCGGGACCTGCTGATGGTGGAGAATGAACGGCTGAGGCAGGAGATGCGGCGCTTCGAGGCAGAGCTGCAGGAGCTGCGGGCCAAGCCGGTGGCCCCCTGCACGGGCTGCGAGCACAGCCAG GAGAGCGCCCAGCTCCGGGACAAGCTGTCACAGCTGCAGCTGGAGGTGGTGGAGAACAAGGGCATGCTGTCGGAGCTGAATCTGGAGGTGCAGCAGAAGACCGACCGGCTGGCGGAGGTCGAGCTGCGGCTCAAGGACTGCCTGGCCGAGAAGGCGCAGGAGGAGGAGCGGCTGAGCCGGCGCCTCCGGGACAGCCACGAGACCATCGCCAGCCTGCGGGCCCAGTCGCCGCCAATCAAG TATGTCATCAAGACCGTGGAAGTGGAGTCGTCCAAAACCAAGCAGGCCCTCAGCGAGTCGCAGGCCCGGAACCAGCACCTGCAGGAGCAGGTGGCCATGCAGAGGCAGGTGCTGAAGGAGATGGAGCAGCAGCTGCAGAGCTCGCACCAGCTGACCGCGCAGCTCCGGGCGCAG ATCGCCATGTACGAGTCAGAGCTGGAGCGGGCACACGGGCAGATGCTGGAGGAGATGCAGTCCCTGGAGGAGGACAAGAACCGGGCCATCGAGGAGGCCTTTGCCAGAGCCCAGGTGGAGATGAAGGCTGTGCATGAGAACCTGGCAG GTGTCCGGACCAACCTGCTGACGCTGCAGCCAGCGCTGCGGACCCTCACCAACGACTACAATGGGCTCAAGCGGCAGGTGCGTGGCTTCCCCCTGCTCCTGCAGGAGGCTCTCAAGAGCGTCAAGGCTGAG ATCGGCCAAGCCATCGAGGAGGTCAACAGCAACAACCAGGAGCTCCTGCGCAAGTACCGCCGGGAGCTGCAGCTGCGCAAGAAGTGCCACAATGAGCTCGTGCGGCTGAAAG GGAATATCCGGGTGATTGCTCGTGTCAGGCCAGTCACCAAAGAGGACGGAGAAGGACCCGAAGCGACCAATGCTGTGACCTTCGATGCTGACGATGACTCCATCATCCACCTACTGCACAAAGGAAAGCCTGTGTCCTTTGAGCTGGACAAGGTCTTCTCCCCGCGGGCCTCACAGCAGGAC GTGTTCCAGGAGGTACAAGCCCTGATCACCTCCTGTATTGACGGCTTCAACGTCTGCATCTTTGCCTATGGCCAGACGGGTGCCGGCAAGACCTACACGATGGAG GGGACCCCCGAGAACCCAGGCATCAACCAGCGGGCCCTGCAGCTGCTCTTCTCCGAGGTGCAGGAGAAGGCGTCCGACTGGGACTACACCATCACCGTCAGCGCTGCCGAGATCTACAACGAGGTCCTCAG GGACTTGCTGgggcaggagccccaggagaAGCTGGAGATCCGGCTGTGCCCAGACGGCAGCGGGCAGCTGTACGTGCCGGGGCTGACAGAGTTCCGGGTGCAGAGTGTGGAGGACATCAACAAG GTGTTTGAGTTTGGCCACACCAACCGCACGACCGAGTTCACCAACCTGAACGAGCACAGCTCCCGCTCACACGCCCTGCTCATCGTGACGGTGCGCGGGGTGGACTGCAGCACGGGCCTCCGCACCACGG GGAAGCTGAACCTGGTGGACCTGGCCGGCTCGGAGCGTGTGGGCAAGTCAGGGGCTGAGGGCAGCCGCCTGCGGGAGGCGCAGCACATCAACAAGTCGCTGTCAGCCCTGGGGGACGTCATCGCCGCCCTGCGCTCTCGCCAGGGCCACGTGCCCTTCCGCAATTCCAAACTCACCTACCTGCTGCAGGACTCGCTCAGTGGAGACAGCAAGACCCTCATGGTGGTGCAG GTGTCCCCCGTGGAGAAGAACACCAGCGAGACGCTGTATTCCCTGAAGTTTGCAGAGAGGGTACGCTCTGTGGAGCTGGGCCCTGGGTCCCGCAGGGCAGAGCTTGGGTCCTGGTCCAGCCAGGAGCACTTGGAG TGGGAGCCGGCTTGCCAGACCCCACAGCCCTCGGCACGAGCACACTCAGCCCCCAGCTCCGGGACCACCAGCCGCCCAGGCTCCATCCGGAGGAAGCTGCAGCCCTTGG GGAAGTCAAGGCCGGTGCCTGTGTGA
- the KIFC3 gene encoding kinesin-like protein KIFC3 isoform X4, producing the protein MGQVENLKEKLISQAQEVSRLRSELGGTDLEKHRDLLMVENERLRQEMRRFEAELQELRAKPVAPCTGCEHSQESAQLRDKLSQLQLEVVENKGMLSELNLEVQQKTDRLAEVELRLKDCLAEKAQEEERLSRRLRDSHETIASLRAQSPPIKYVIKTVEVESSKTKQALSESQARNQHLQEQVAMQRQVLKEMEQQLQSSHQLTAQLRAQIAMYESELERAHGQMLEEMQSLEEDKNRAIEEAFARAQVEMKAVHENLAGVRTNLLTLQPALRTLTNDYNGLKRQVRGFPLLLQEALKSVKAEIGQAIEEVNSNNQELLRKYRRELQLRKKCHNELVRLKGNIRVIARVRPVTKEDGEGPEATNAVTFDADDDSIIHLLHKGKPVSFELDKVFSPRASQQDVFQEVQALITSCIDGFNVCIFAYGQTGAGKTYTMEGTPENPGINQRALQLLFSEVQEKASDWDYTITVSAAEIYNEVLRDLLGQEPQEKLEIRLCPDGSGQLYVPGLTEFRVQSVEDINKVFEFGHTNRTTEFTNLNEHSSRSHALLIVTVRGVDCSTGLRTTGKLNLVDLAGSERVGKSGAEGSRLREAQHINKSLSALGDVIAALRSRQGHVPFRNSKLTYLLQDSLSGDSKTLMVVQVSPVEKNTSETLYSLKFAERVRSVELGPGSRRAELGSWSSQEHLEWEPACQTPQPSARAHSAPSSGTTSRPGSIRRKLQPLGKSRPVPV; encoded by the exons ATGGGGCAG GTGGAAAACCTGAAGGAGAAGCTCATTAGCCAAGCCCAGGAAGTGAGCCGCCTTCGATCAGAGCTG GGAGGCACGGACTTGGAGAAGCACCGGGACCTGCTGATGGTGGAGAATGAACGGCTGAGGCAGGAGATGCGGCGCTTCGAGGCAGAGCTGCAGGAGCTGCGGGCCAAGCCGGTGGCCCCCTGCACGGGCTGCGAGCACAGCCAG GAGAGCGCCCAGCTCCGGGACAAGCTGTCACAGCTGCAGCTGGAGGTGGTGGAGAACAAGGGCATGCTGTCGGAGCTGAATCTGGAGGTGCAGCAGAAGACCGACCGGCTGGCGGAGGTCGAGCTGCGGCTCAAGGACTGCCTGGCCGAGAAGGCGCAGGAGGAGGAGCGGCTGAGCCGGCGCCTCCGGGACAGCCACGAGACCATCGCCAGCCTGCGGGCCCAGTCGCCGCCAATCAAG TATGTCATCAAGACCGTGGAAGTGGAGTCGTCCAAAACCAAGCAGGCCCTCAGCGAGTCGCAGGCCCGGAACCAGCACCTGCAGGAGCAGGTGGCCATGCAGAGGCAGGTGCTGAAGGAGATGGAGCAGCAGCTGCAGAGCTCGCACCAGCTGACCGCGCAGCTCCGGGCGCAG ATCGCCATGTACGAGTCAGAGCTGGAGCGGGCACACGGGCAGATGCTGGAGGAGATGCAGTCCCTGGAGGAGGACAAGAACCGGGCCATCGAGGAGGCCTTTGCCAGAGCCCAGGTGGAGATGAAGGCTGTGCATGAGAACCTGGCAG GTGTCCGGACCAACCTGCTGACGCTGCAGCCAGCGCTGCGGACCCTCACCAACGACTACAATGGGCTCAAGCGGCAGGTGCGTGGCTTCCCCCTGCTCCTGCAGGAGGCTCTCAAGAGCGTCAAGGCTGAG ATCGGCCAAGCCATCGAGGAGGTCAACAGCAACAACCAGGAGCTCCTGCGCAAGTACCGCCGGGAGCTGCAGCTGCGCAAGAAGTGCCACAATGAGCTCGTGCGGCTGAAAG GGAATATCCGGGTGATTGCTCGTGTCAGGCCAGTCACCAAAGAGGACGGAGAAGGACCCGAAGCGACCAATGCTGTGACCTTCGATGCTGACGATGACTCCATCATCCACCTACTGCACAAAGGAAAGCCTGTGTCCTTTGAGCTGGACAAGGTCTTCTCCCCGCGGGCCTCACAGCAGGAC GTGTTCCAGGAGGTACAAGCCCTGATCACCTCCTGTATTGACGGCTTCAACGTCTGCATCTTTGCCTATGGCCAGACGGGTGCCGGCAAGACCTACACGATGGAG GGGACCCCCGAGAACCCAGGCATCAACCAGCGGGCCCTGCAGCTGCTCTTCTCCGAGGTGCAGGAGAAGGCGTCCGACTGGGACTACACCATCACCGTCAGCGCTGCCGAGATCTACAACGAGGTCCTCAG GGACTTGCTGgggcaggagccccaggagaAGCTGGAGATCCGGCTGTGCCCAGACGGCAGCGGGCAGCTGTACGTGCCGGGGCTGACAGAGTTCCGGGTGCAGAGTGTGGAGGACATCAACAAG GTGTTTGAGTTTGGCCACACCAACCGCACGACCGAGTTCACCAACCTGAACGAGCACAGCTCCCGCTCACACGCCCTGCTCATCGTGACGGTGCGCGGGGTGGACTGCAGCACGGGCCTCCGCACCACGG GGAAGCTGAACCTGGTGGACCTGGCCGGCTCGGAGCGTGTGGGCAAGTCAGGGGCTGAGGGCAGCCGCCTGCGGGAGGCGCAGCACATCAACAAGTCGCTGTCAGCCCTGGGGGACGTCATCGCCGCCCTGCGCTCTCGCCAGGGCCACGTGCCCTTCCGCAATTCCAAACTCACCTACCTGCTGCAGGACTCGCTCAGTGGAGACAGCAAGACCCTCATGGTGGTGCAG GTGTCCCCCGTGGAGAAGAACACCAGCGAGACGCTGTATTCCCTGAAGTTTGCAGAGAGGGTACGCTCTGTGGAGCTGGGCCCTGGGTCCCGCAGGGCAGAGCTTGGGTCCTGGTCCAGCCAGGAGCACTTGGAG TGGGAGCCGGCTTGCCAGACCCCACAGCCCTCGGCACGAGCACACTCAGCCCCCAGCTCCGGGACCACCAGCCGCCCAGGCTCCATCCGGAGGAAGCTGCAGCCCTTGG GGAAGTCAAGGCCGGTGCCTGTGTGA